Proteins co-encoded in one Spirosoma endbachense genomic window:
- a CDS encoding Dps family protein has translation MSPINQNEALDTPSDLKEKGREKVAESLNRLVADAFALYIKTKNYHWHMSGRHFRDYHLLLDEQADQIFATIDPLAERVRKIGGNTIRSVAHIAQLQRVKDNDEDFVAPKDMLTDLIVENKKMAKNMRDAHTIADDAEDVATASLLEVYIDETERRTWFLFETTRDLN, from the coding sequence ATGAGTCCTATAAACCAGAATGAAGCGCTGGATACCCCCTCTGATCTTAAAGAGAAAGGTAGAGAGAAAGTGGCCGAGTCGCTGAATCGTCTTGTTGCTGATGCCTTCGCGCTCTATATAAAAACCAAGAATTACCATTGGCATATGTCTGGGCGTCACTTCCGTGACTACCATCTGCTGCTGGACGAACAGGCCGACCAGATTTTTGCAACGATTGATCCGTTAGCCGAACGAGTCCGGAAAATTGGCGGCAACACCATTCGATCTGTAGCCCACATTGCGCAGTTGCAACGCGTAAAAGACAATGATGAAGATTTCGTAGCCCCGAAAGATATGCTCACGGATCTGATTGTCGAGAACAAGAAGATGGCTAAAAATATGCGTGATGCTCATACAATTGCCGATGATGCGGAAGATGTTGCGACAGCGAGCCTGCTTGAAGTTTACATCGACGAAACCGAACGCCGTACCTGGTTCCTGTTCGAAACAACGCGGGAT
- a CDS encoding OsmC family protein, translated as MKISASIKSAFNHQETVVQTNESATTMQISTKSSGFGSSINGGELLLLSLATCFCNDIYREAGKRNIAVSGVEVLVTGEFGAEGEPGSNFTYKANVISEAPPAEIEELIRYTDQIAEVHNTLRKGLSITLTT; from the coding sequence ATGAAAATTTCGGCCAGTATAAAAAGTGCGTTTAATCACCAGGAGACCGTAGTACAGACAAATGAATCGGCAACAACCATGCAGATTTCTACAAAATCGTCTGGTTTTGGATCATCCATAAATGGTGGCGAACTGCTGCTGCTGTCATTAGCTACCTGCTTCTGCAACGACATCTATCGGGAGGCAGGCAAGAGAAACATAGCCGTTTCGGGGGTAGAAGTCCTGGTTACAGGTGAGTTTGGCGCAGAAGGAGAGCCGGGATCAAATTTTACGTATAAAGCCAATGTAATCTCGGAGGCACCACCAGCTGAAATCGAAGAATTGATTCGGTACACTGACCAAATCGCAGAAGTGCATAATACCTTGAGGAAAGGTCTGAGCATTACGTTGACGACATAA
- the map gene encoding type I methionyl aminopeptidase has translation MSLKSEEDLIGMQHISQVVGSTLKLMQQYARPGMSTLDLDQYGRQLLEQHGARSAPKLTYGFPGWTCISLNEEVCHGIPSAKRILQEGDLVNIDVSAELNGYWSDNGGSFVLGQDIHQHSALVEASKRILAKAISQIRGGVQIAAIGRFIETEAKRNGYRVIKNLAGHGVGRSLHEEPHEILCYYDRTNKDRFRKNSVVAIETFLSTKATYAHEKGDGWTLIARDSFAVQHEHTIVVTDKHPIILTAANQLWN, from the coding sequence ATGTCCTTGAAATCTGAGGAAGACCTGATCGGTATGCAGCATATTAGCCAGGTTGTTGGGTCAACCCTTAAGCTTATGCAGCAATATGCCCGCCCAGGTATGTCGACGCTTGATCTGGACCAATACGGTCGACAACTTCTGGAACAGCACGGTGCCCGATCGGCCCCTAAACTCACCTATGGCTTTCCGGGCTGGACCTGTATTAGCTTAAACGAGGAAGTTTGTCATGGTATTCCATCGGCGAAACGAATCCTTCAGGAAGGAGATCTGGTCAATATCGATGTATCGGCCGAACTAAATGGCTACTGGTCAGATAATGGTGGTTCCTTTGTGTTGGGGCAGGATATTCATCAACATAGTGCACTGGTGGAAGCGTCGAAGCGAATTCTGGCCAAAGCTATTAGCCAGATCCGAGGGGGTGTACAAATCGCTGCGATTGGACGCTTCATTGAAACAGAAGCCAAACGAAACGGCTATCGGGTCATCAAGAATCTGGCCGGGCATGGCGTAGGCCGGAGCTTGCATGAAGAGCCGCATGAGATTCTTTGCTACTATGATCGGACGAACAAAGATCGATTCAGAAAGAACTCGGTTGTGGCCATTGAAACGTTTTTATCCACCAAAGCCACGTATGCACACGAGAAAGGCGATGGGTGGACGTTAATTGCCAGGGACAGTTTTGCGGTGCAGCATGAACACACCATTGTCGTTACGGATAAGCACCCGATCATCCTGACTGCCGCAAATCAGTTATGGAATTAG
- the lhgO gene encoding L-2-hydroxyglutarate oxidase, giving the protein MTDVVIIGGGIVGLATALQLKQQRPELKVILIEKEPAVARHQTGHNSGVIHSGLYYKPGSLKATNCINGYHMLIDFCDAEGIPYDLCGKIVVATKQEELPQLDTLYERGQRNGLTGLKRLSLPEMHEIEPHVNGVAGMFVPQTGIIDYKQVSDKYAEKFQGLGGEIRLSERVEQVTPGTSLSIVVTNKARYETKLVVNCAGLYSDKIAQLTQREPVDVRIVPFRGEYYKIRPEKQHLVKNLIYPVPDPNFPFLGVHFTRMIHGGVEAGPNAVLAFQREGYTKSDINLKELFETLAWPGFQKVAAKYWQTGLGEMYRSFSKSAFTKALQELIPEVQETDLEEGGAGVRAQACDRTGGLLDDFAILESDKAINVVNAPSPAATSSLSIGKTVSEKVLARF; this is encoded by the coding sequence ATGACAGACGTAGTAATTATTGGCGGTGGCATTGTGGGATTAGCCACAGCTCTGCAACTAAAACAGCAACGACCTGAACTGAAGGTCATTTTGATTGAGAAAGAACCGGCTGTAGCCCGGCACCAGACCGGACACAATAGCGGGGTAATTCACTCCGGATTGTATTATAAACCGGGAAGCCTGAAAGCAACCAACTGCATCAACGGCTATCATATGCTGATTGACTTCTGCGATGCCGAGGGCATTCCCTATGACCTTTGTGGGAAAATCGTAGTAGCTACAAAGCAGGAGGAACTCCCTCAGTTAGATACGCTCTATGAACGAGGTCAACGCAATGGCCTGACCGGTTTAAAACGATTATCGCTACCTGAGATGCATGAAATTGAGCCGCATGTGAATGGTGTTGCGGGTATGTTTGTGCCGCAAACGGGCATTATTGACTATAAACAGGTATCTGACAAATACGCTGAGAAGTTTCAGGGACTAGGGGGCGAAATCCGACTTTCTGAACGTGTTGAGCAGGTGACACCTGGCACTAGCCTGAGTATCGTGGTGACCAATAAAGCTCGCTATGAGACGAAACTTGTGGTTAATTGTGCCGGCCTATATTCCGATAAAATTGCCCAGCTAACGCAGCGTGAACCCGTTGACGTGCGTATTGTGCCATTCCGGGGCGAGTATTACAAGATTCGGCCGGAGAAACAGCATCTGGTTAAAAATCTGATTTACCCTGTCCCAGATCCGAATTTCCCATTCCTTGGTGTTCACTTTACCCGGATGATTCATGGGGGCGTGGAGGCAGGACCAAATGCTGTGCTGGCTTTCCAGCGCGAAGGCTACACAAAGTCAGACATAAACCTCAAAGAACTCTTTGAAACACTGGCCTGGCCGGGTTTTCAGAAGGTAGCGGCCAAATACTGGCAAACTGGTCTGGGAGAAATGTATCGTTCTTTCTCGAAATCAGCTTTTACAAAAGCCTTGCAAGAGTTAATACCCGAAGTTCAGGAAACAGATCTCGAAGAGGGTGGTGCAGGTGTTCGGGCGCAGGCGTGTGATCGAACGGGCGGTTTACTCGACGACTTTGCTATTCTGGAAAGCGATAAGGCGATCAATGTGGTCAATGCACCTTCGCCAGCTGCTACGTCGTCACTGTCGATCGGCAAAACCGTATCGGAGAAAGTATTAGCCCGTTTTTAA